In the Manis javanica isolate MJ-LG chromosome 12, MJ_LKY, whole genome shotgun sequence genome, one interval contains:
- the GPBAR1 gene encoding G-protein coupled bile acid receptor 1, with amino-acid sequence MTPNSTREVPSPIPVGALGLSLALASLIVTANLLLALGIARDRHLRSPPAGCFFLSLLLAGLLTGLALPTLPGLWSQSHRGYWSCLFLFLAPNFSFLSLLANLLLVHGERYMAVLRPLQPRGSTRLALLLTWAGPLLFASLPALGWNHWVPGTNCSSQAVFPAPYLYLEVYGLLLPAVGAAALLSARVLATAHRQLQDIRRLERAVCRGAPSALARALTWRQARAHAGATLVFGLCWGPYVATLLLSVLAYEQRPPLGPGTLLSLISLGSASAAAVPVAMGLGDQRYTAPWRAAAGRWLRVLRRRASQGNPDTGTTYHTSSQSSVDLDLN; translated from the coding sequence ATGACACCCAACAGCACCAGGGAAGTGCCCAGCCCCATTCCCGTGGGGGCCTTGGGGCTCTCCCTAGCTCTGGCAAGCCTCATCGTCACTGCCAACCTGCTCCTGGCCCTGGGCATTGCCAGGGACCGCCACCTGCGCAGTCCGCCTGCTGGCTGCTTCTTCCTGAGCCTGCTGCTGGCCGGGCTGCTCACAGGGCTGGCACTGCCCACCCTGCCAGGCCTATGGAGCCAGAGCCACAGGGGCTACTGGTcctgcctcttcctcttcttggCTCCCaacttctccttcctctccctgcttGCCAACCTCCTGCTGGTGCACGGGGAGCGCTACATGGCAGTGCTGCGGCCTCTCCAGCCCCGTGGGAGCACTCGGCTGGCTCTGCTCCTCACCTGGGCTGGCCCCCTGCTCTTTGCCAGCCTGCCGGCTCTGGGGTGGAACCACTGGGTCCCTGGTACCAACTGCAGCTCCCAGGCTGTCTTCCCAGCTCCCTACCTCTACCTTGAAGTCTACGGGCTCCTGCTGCCCGCCGTGGGGGCTGCCGCCCTTCTCTCTGCCCGTGTGTTGGCCACCGCCCACCGCCAGCTGCAGGACATCCGCCGGCTGGAGCGGGCTGTGTGCCGTGGTGCACCCTCAGCCCTGGCCCGGGCCCTTACCTGGAGGCAGGCGAGGGCACACGCCGGGGCCACCTTGGTCTTTGGGCTGTGCTGGGGGCCCTACGTGGCTACCCTGCTCCTCTCAGTCCTGGCCTATGAGCAGCGCCCACCCCTGGGGCCTGGAACTCTGTTGTCCCTCATCTCACTGGGCAGCGCCAGTGCGGCAGCCGTGCCTGTGGCCATGGGACTCGGGGATCAGCGCTACACAGCCCCCTGGAGGGCAGCCGCAGGAAGGTGGCTACGGGTGCTTCGGCGAAGAGCCTCCCAGGGCAATCCTGACACCGGCACCACCTACCACACCAGCAGCCAAAGCAGCGTGGACCTCGACTTGAACTAG